The genomic interval GTGCGCAGTTCGGCGTCGTGCATCACGCTGCACTCGCATGAGGTCGGCGCGGTCGTGCACCGCAGCCCTGCCCGCTTTCCGCTGCGGTGAAGCAATCCGCGTGAGACCCATTTTCGTACCGTCTGCGCGTTGACGCCCATGAGGCGCTCAGCCTCCGACGCGGTGAGCAACTGGGGCGGGGGAGGTACGTCGGCGTCGTCCCCCGAAGCCGGTCGCGTTGGTCTCGCGGCCGGACGGGGCGGGGGTAGTGGAGGCACTGCGGGCGGCCGGAGCGATGGCAGCGACGGCATGGGTGAAGGTGGCGCCGCCGGCTGTTCAGAGTCGGGCGTGCACCATACGTTCGACGGCGGTAACGACCGCACGGCGGCGAGCAGCGACTCCGCTCTCGCCGTCCGAGTTCTCCGCGAGTCCGGTCAGGCCTTCCGGCGACAGCTGCCAGGCCTGCGCGACGGCGTAGACGAATACCAGGACGTCAACAGCCGAGAGGGGCGCGGCAGCGGCCGTCGCCAGCGCGAGCGCTTTGGTTCGATAGACGTCGGACGGCTCGGCGGTGGCCTCAGGTCGCTCGAGTCGAGCCCACATGCTCAGACGGAGCACCTGCGGAAAGCGCTGGTGATGGTCGAACACCTCGCCGGCCCACCCAGCGAGGTCATCGGGACGGGGAGGGACGTTCTCGGCCATGCGACGCAACGCCTCTGACAAGGTCGCGTCGAACAGTCCGCTCTTGCCGCCGTAGTACGCGTAGATCATGCGCACGTTGCTCCGAGCCCGGGAGGCAATCCGTTCGACCCGCCCTCCCGCAAATCCGTGTGCGGCGAACTCGTCGGTCGCTGCGGCGAGGATCCGTGCCCTCGTGGCGTCGGCGTCGCGAGCCATTGTTCACTCCTTGCTCCGTCGGGTTTGACGGACGTCGTCATCGGGCCTAGCCTAGTTGTAAGTATCCATTTACTTATTGACGTAGGAGCCGCAGTGACCCGTATCGCCCTCGTGACAGGTGCCAATCGAGGACTCGGACGAGCCACGGCGCTCGCGCTAGCTCGACAAGGATTCGGAGTCGTCGCAGCCTCGCGCAGCGGTGACAGCGACATCGTGCACGCCATCGTCGACGCCGGGGGCGAGGCCATTGCGGTTCGAGTCGATGTCGCGGACCCCGCATCCATCGACGCAGCAACGGCATCGGCACTTGCCGGCATCGACGAGAAGTGGAATGCCGACACAATCGACGTACTGGTCAACAACGCGGGAGTAGGCCTGTTCGCGCCTCTCGGCGCGATCACGGCCGAGGACGTTGACACCACCTTCGCTGTCAATGTCCGCGGTCCGCTTCTTCTCACGCAAGCGTTGGTACCTCACTTGTCGCAGGGAGCGAGCATCGTGAACGTGTCGAGCTCGCTCAGCAGACACGTCAGCCCAGCGACGTCCGTCTATGCCGCGTCGAAGAAGGCACTTGAAACCCTCACCCGCAGCCTTGCCCTCGAACTGGGTCCGCGGGGCATCAGGGTCAACTCGATCGCTCCGGGTCCGACCGCGACCGACTTCAACGGCGGGGCGATGCGCGACAGCGTCGCCATGCGCACGGCCCTGTCCGAGCAGACCGCTCTCGGCCGGGTAGGCGACCCCGATGACATCGCCGACGCGATCACGGCCCTGGTGTCCTCCGAGCTACGCTGGACGACAGGGGAACGAATCGAGGTCTCCGGTGGCGTGTCGATGTAACACGGACCGCGCCCCCCGGCATACGCGCGGCCCGTTTTCTCGGTCGACTGGTTGGACGGTCTGGGGCTCCGATTGCGGCGCATCCTGACTGTGGAGCAGACGCTGATGGACGCAGTGCGGTACCACTTCCCGGTGACCGACTCGCAACGCGCTGTCGCGAAGTCGACCGATTCGCAACAGCTGTGGCAGGACGCGTACATCCGGGCCAAGGCGTTCCCGCACACGGAGATCTATCGGCGCCATGCCGACCCACCGGGATCGTGGCGAACCCGGTGGCGTTGATACCGGGCCGTCCGGAGTGAGGCGAACGGCCCGGTCTCGGCCTCAGCTGCCGAACGCGTCCGTGAGATCGCTGATCGCGGGAAGCACCGGCTCCGGCGGCGCCTGACCGATGGTGATGACGACGGACTCTTGTTGAACGTTGTACGTCGTCCACGGCACGAGGTTTTCCACGTGTTCCCACTGCCGCGCGACGACGCACTCCCGTTGCTACGACTGGCATTCGACGCCGGCATCAACTTTCTCGACACCGCCAACATTCACTCGCTCGGTGACAGCGAACGCATCGTCGGGCATGCCGCCCGCGAGTTCGGCCGATCGAACGTCGTGGTGGCTGGCCACCAAGGTGTTCGAACCCATGCACGACGGGCCCCTGGCCGGCGGGCTCTCGCGCCATTCGATCATGACCGAAGTCGACAACAGCCTGCGCAGACTCGACACCGACTACATCGACCTCTACATCATCCACCGATGGGACCCGACCACCCCGATCGAGGAGACGATGCGCGCACTGCACGACCTCGTCGCGACCGGGAAGGTGCGCTACATCGGCGCGTCGTCGATGCATGCATGGCAGTTCGCCAAAGCCCAGCACTACGCCGCGTCCCATGGCCTCACAGCGTTCGTCAGCATGCAGAACCACTACAACCTCATCAATCGCGAGGAAGAGCGCGAGATGATCCCCTTGTGCTCCGATCAGGGGGTGGGGGTCACCCCGTGGAGTCCTCTCGCCCGCGGCAGATTGGCGCGGGCGAGAGGCAGCGACGGCACGCGACGAGTTGCCGGCGACCCTATCCAGGAGCGTTTCTACTCGGCCACGGCATCCACGGACGGGCAGGTCGTCGACGCGGTCGAAGCGGTCGCCGTCGCACGCGGCACGACCATGGCAGCCGTGGCTCTGGCCTGGTTGCTGCAGAAGCCGGCGGTGGCCTCACCCATCGTCGGGGTGACCAACCCGGGTCACCTGACTGCGGCGCTGGGTGCCCTCGACGTCCGGCTCACCTCCGACGAGATCGCAGAACTGGAACGGCACTACCTTCCACACACCGTCGTCGAGTACCACTGAGGCCCACTACTGACGGGGGTCAAACCGGTGAAGCCTGATTCCGCCGCGGTGCACGACAAGTAGTCGCGCACCGCGGCGTTCGTCACCGAAAATTTGGTCCGAGTCCGGTGCGTCGTCGGCTCTCCTCCCACAGCGCGGCTGTTTCCTCCGGGTCGACGGCGTAGTGCTGCACACCGCCTGCGCCCATCGAGCCACCCGGCTGTGCGAGGGGAGCAACGTCGCAGTCCTCGCAGTACACACCGCCCCGGCCGGTGAGATCGGGGGACGTCGCGACCCACAGTCCTGTCGCGGCGCCCTGCGACACGGACTTGAACGTGGTGTCGATGCCGTTGCCGTCCTCGTCGACCCACCCGAGGTCGATCTGCTCCTTGAGCGGGAGGTGGCGTTGCAGCGGGGTGAGGATGGCGCCAGGGTGCAGGGAGAACGCCTCGATCCCGTCCGCGGCGCCCAGCGCCGCGAGTCCCTTGCCGAACAGGATCAGCGCGGTCTTCGACTGACCGTAAGCCTGCCACTTGTCGTAGCCGTCGGTGAAGTCGATGTCCGACCACCGGATGGGGGAGTGGTGGTGGCCGGCGGAGGAGTACAGCACCACCCGCGCCCCGTCCTCCGCCGCCAGGAGCGGCCACAGGTGCATCGTGAGCGCGAAGTGCCCGAGATAATTGACCGCGAACTGGCTCTCCCACCCCTGAGCCGTGCGTTCGAGTGGGGTGGCCATGATGCCGGCGGTCGCGAACAACAGATCGACATGGTCGACGGAGTCCGCGATCGTCGCTGCGGCGGCGCGGATGCTGTTCTGGTCGGCGAGGTCAATCTGCACGACCTGCACACCGGTGATGCCGTCGAGAGCGGCGCGGGCGGAGTCGGCGCGTCGGGCGGGGACGATGACATGGGCGTCGGCGCGAGACAGCGCGGTGGTGGTGTGCAGTGCCAGGCCCGAGTATCCGCCGGTGACGACCGTGACCGTGCCGGTGAGATCGACACCCTCCATCACCTCCTCCGAGGTGGTGGCAGCGGTGTAGGGCATCTCCAGGGGTGCTTGCTCCACTGATGTGATCATGCCCTCGACGGTAAGAGCTAGACCGCCGTCTAGGTCAAGAGCAGGGTGGCATCCATGTCCACCGATCACCGCGCCGGCGTCCTGTCCATCGGCGACGTCGCCCGACAGACCGGTATCGGAGTGCACGCGCTGCGCTTCTACGAACGCAACGAGCTTCTGGTCGATCCGATCGAGCGGACGCCAGGTGGTCGACGGGTCTACAGCGAGACCGACGTGGAGTGGCTGACAGTGTGCGTGAAGTTGCGCGAATCCGGGATGCCGCTGGCGGAGCTCCGCCGGTTCGCAGCTCTCGTGCGTCAACGTCCGGGGAACGAGCCGGATCGGCTGTGTCTGCTGCAGGAGCACGAGAGGCGGGTCCGCGCTCAGCTCGCCTCGATCTCCGAGTGCCTCGAGGTCATCACCGGCAAAGTCGAGATCTACCGCCGCC from Rhodococcus sp. NBC_00297 carries:
- a CDS encoding TetR family transcriptional regulator — protein: MARDADATRARILAAATDEFAAHGFAGGRVERIASRARSNVRMIYAYYGGKSGLFDATLSEALRRMAENVPPRPDDLAGWAGEVFDHHQRFPQVLRLSMWARLERPEATAEPSDVYRTKALALATAAAAPLSAVDVLVFVYAVAQAWQLSPEGLTGLAENSDGESGVAARRRAVVTAVERMVHARL
- a CDS encoding SDR family NAD(P)-dependent oxidoreductase → MTRIALVTGANRGLGRATALALARQGFGVVAASRSGDSDIVHAIVDAGGEAIAVRVDVADPASIDAATASALAGIDEKWNADTIDVLVNNAGVGLFAPLGAITAEDVDTTFAVNVRGPLLLTQALVPHLSQGASIVNVSSSLSRHVSPATSVYAASKKALETLTRSLALELGPRGIRVNSIAPGPTATDFNGGAMRDSVAMRTALSEQTALGRVGDPDDIADAITALVSSELRWTTGERIEVSGGVSM
- a CDS encoding aldo/keto reductase, translating into MTANASSGMPPASSADRTSWWLATKVFEPMHDGPLAGGLSRHSIMTEVDNSLRRLDTDYIDLYIIHRWDPTTPIEETMRALHDLVATGKVRYIGASSMHAWQFAKAQHYAASHGLTAFVSMQNHYNLINREEEREMIPLCSDQGVGVTPWSPLARGRLARARGSDGTRRVAGDPIQERFYSATASTDGQVVDAVEAVAVARGTTMAAVALAWLLQKPAVASPIVGVTNPGHLTAALGALDVRLTSDEIAELERHYLPHTVVEYH
- a CDS encoding oxidoreductase, whose protein sequence is MTSVEQAPLEMPYTAATTSEEVMEGVDLTGTVTVVTGGYSGLALHTTTALSRADAHVIVPARRADSARAALDGITGVQVVQIDLADQNSIRAAAATIADSVDHVDLLFATAGIMATPLERTAQGWESQFAVNYLGHFALTMHLWPLLAAEDGARVVLYSSAGHHHSPIRWSDIDFTDGYDKWQAYGQSKTALILFGKGLAALGAADGIEAFSLHPGAILTPLQRHLPLKEQIDLGWVDEDGNGIDTTFKSVSQGAATGLWVATSPDLTGRGGVYCEDCDVAPLAQPGGSMGAGGVQHYAVDPEETAALWEESRRRTGLGPNFR
- a CDS encoding MerR family transcriptional regulator; this translates as MSTDHRAGVLSIGDVARQTGIGVHALRFYERNELLVDPIERTPGGRRVYSETDVEWLTVCVKLRESGMPLAELRRFAALVRQRPGNEPDRLCLLQEHERRVRAQLASISECLEVITGKVEIYRRHVDTGATTDPWLSDGPGEA